AAAGCTAACAAGATCAAAATGATCACTAAAGCTGTGAGCCACTGTGGAATATTAGGAAACCAATAGCGAATATAGATCCCGCTTGCCGTTAGATCTGCCATAGCCAAACTTTCCCAACAAAGCCAATAAGTCCAGCCCACAACAAACTCCCATTTGACTCCAAGATATTCACGTACAAATTCAATAAACGATGACTTCGAAGTGTCTGATAAGATCAATTCACCGATCGCACGCATCATCAAAAAACAAAAAATACCAGCTACTAAATAGGCAATAATAATGGCTGGACCTGCTTTTTGGATCGCACTTCCAGAACCAAGAAATAACCCTGTCCCGATCGCCCCCCCGATCGCGATCATCTGAACATGCCGATGAGTTAGGGCGCGAGATAGTTCGTTTTTCATGCCAGTATACACCCTCTCTAAATTTAAATGTTCCTTTTTTTAACAAAATAAAGAATTATCTCTTATTTTATCGAATTTCACCTAAATTCGCAATTACAAAAAAAATACAGGTATACGCGATACCTGTATTTTAGTTCTTAATTTGCTACGATATTGATCAATTTCCCTGGAACAGCGATCACGCGCCGAAGCGTCTTTCCTGCAAGTTCTTCTTTGACCTTTTCATCGTTTAACGCTATTTCTTCAAGTTGTTCTTTTGTAGCATCGCGAGAAACATTTAATCTCTGACGGATCTTTCCGTTGATCTGAACTACGATCTCTACTGTATCTTCAACAAGTTTCGTTTCGTCATATGTTGGCCAACTAGCATACGCTAAACTTTCTTCATGTCCCAGTTGGTTCCAAAGTTCTTCCGCCATATGTGGCGTGATCGGAGCCAGTAATTTGACTAGTCCTTCAACATATTCAAGCGGTAGTGCTTCAGCTTTGTAAAATTCATTTACTAAGACCATCAATTGTGAGATCGCTGTATTAAAGTGGAGCTTTTCGTAATCTTCAGTTACCTTCTTGACAGTTTGATTATAAACAAGATCAAGATCACCGTCATTGATAGTTGTGATCCGATCACGTAAATGTCCCTCTTCGTCAATGATCAGATTCCAAACGCGATTTACAAATTTGTTGGCCCCATTTAGTCCGTCTTCACTCCAAGCGATCGAAGCATCAAGTGGCCCCATAAACATTTCATAAAGACGTAAAGTATCTGCGCCATATTCTTCGACGATATCGTCTGGATTAACAACATTCCCTTTAGATTTAGACATCTTTTCATGGTTATTTCCAAGGATCATTCCTTGGTTGACCAATTTTTGGAATGGTTCTTTCGTTGGCACGACCCCAAGATCATAAAGGAATTTATGCCAGAAGCGAGCATACAATAGGTGTAACACAGCATGTTCTGCCCCACCAACGTATAGATCGACTGGTAACCACTCTTTTAATTTTTCTGGATCAGCGATGACATCTTTATTATGTGGATCAATGTAACGCAAGAAGTACCATGAACTTCCTGCCCATTGTGGCATAGTGTTAGTTTCTCGCCGACCTTTACGGCCATTTTCATCAACGACATTGACCCAGTCTTCTAGGTTAGCCAAAGGACTTTCTCCAGTTCCAGAAGGTTTGATGTCATTTGATTTTGGCAAAAGAAGTGGTAATTCATCTTCTGGAACAAGTGTTGTTTCGCCATCTTCCCAATGAATGACTGGGATCGGTTCGCCCCAATAACGTTGACGTGAGAAAGTCCAATCTCGGAGACGATAATTGACTTTCTTATCGCCAACATGATGCTCTTTTAACCACTCGATCATCAATTCGATAGCTTTTTCTTTATCTTCTAATCCATCTAAAAAGCCTGAATTGATATATTTTCCTTCACCAGTATACGCTTCTTTTGTGATATCGCCCCCAGCGATCACTTGGATCATTGGGATATCATATTTTTTAGCAAATTCCCAGTCACGAGGATCATGAGCTGCTGAGACCATGACTGCACCAGTACCATAAGAAGCTAAAACATAATCTGCGATCCAGATCGGAACTTTAGCGCCATTAACTGGATCGATCGCATAACTTCCTGTAAAGACACCTGTTTTATCTTTAGCCAGATCTGTGCGTTCAAGATCTGATTTATGAGAAACTTCTTCTAAGTATTTTTCAACAGCTTCTTTTTGGTCAGCTGTTGTTAAAGTTTCAACTAATTCATGTTCTGGTGCGATCGTGATCGCTGATGTTCCAAAGAGTGTATCTGGACGCGTGGTAAAGACTTCAATTTCAGCCTCTTTATCAGCTACTTTAAAATCGATCGTTGCCCCAACAGAGCGTCCGATCCAATTTTTTTGTTGTTCTTTGATCGCTTCAGGCCAGTCTAGATCATCAAGATCATCGATCAGACGATCTGCATAAGCTGTGATCTTTAAGACCCATTGGCGCATTGGCTTGCGAATAACTGGGAATCCACCGCGTTCTGTCTTTCCATCGATAACTTCTTCGTTGGCAACAACTGTGCCAAGATCTGGACTCCAGTTGACTGGGATCTCAGCTTCATAAGCTAGACCACGTTTGTAAAGTTGTTCAAAGATCCATTGAGTCCATTTGTAATATGCAGGATCGGTCGTATTTACTTCACGATCCCAGTCGTATGAAAGCCCTAAAGATTTGATCTGACGTCTAAAGTTATTGATATTTTTCTTTGTAAATTCACGCGGGGAATTTCCTGTCTTTAGCGCATATTGCTCAGCAGGTAGCCCAAAAGCATCCCAGCCCATTGGATGTAAAACATTATAACCTTGCATCCGCTTCATCCGTGAGATAATGTCTGTTGCAGTATAGCCTTCCGGATGCCCAACGTGTAAGCCTTGGCCAGATGGATATGGAAACATATCTAAAGCATAGTAATTCTTTTTAGCTTTATCTTCTGTTGTTTTGAAAGTTTTATGCTCATCCCAGTAGCGTTGCCACTTAGATTCAATTTTTTTGTGATCGTAAGCCATATTGAAAAAAGATCCTTTCTTGAAAATAAAAAAACCTATACGAGAAATAAATTCTCATATAGGACGAAAAATTCCGCGGTACCACCCATTATTCCAACAATCATGTTGACTCTTATCTTCGTAACGTGAAGTCCCGTCTCTGCCTACTTGCATTTCACCAGAAAACTCAAAGGTGAGTTCAAAAAGAAAAGTTACATGCTCACAGCACCGCATGCTCTCTTAAAAACTTTAGCTTTCCTACTATTCCTTCTCAGCGTTCTAATATTTAACTCTTATACTAGCAAAACAGACTCACTAATTCAAGTAGATTTTAGCGTAATTTTAACTTTTGGCCAATATAGATCAGATCCGAAGACAAACTATTCAAAGCTTTGATCCGATCAACTGTCGTAGCATTTTTTGAGGCGATCTTCCATAACGAATCACCAGCTTTGACTGTATATTCAGCTGAATTACTCGAAGTTTGAGTAACCTTATTTTCATTAGAAGCAGCTACTTTTAAATTTTGACCGACATAGATCATATCTGAACTTAGATTATTCAACCGCTTTAATGTAGCTAAAGTCATCTTGTGGGCATTAGCGATCGACCATAAAGTATCACCAGCTTTAACTACGTACCCACTATTAGAAGTTACTTGAGCATTGCTTGTAGTCGGAGTAGTTTTATTGGGAGTCACTTTACTTTCACCAATCGTTTTTAACGTTTGACCAGGTAAAATGAGATCACTATTCAGACCATTCAAAGTTTTTAGTGCTTGTAAGCTCATATTATGCTCACGTGCGATCCGATATAATGAATCACCAGCTTTAACTGTATAAGTTCCTGTCGCTTGTGGTCGTGTTTCTTGCTCAGAAGGTCGTGGCTGACTTTGAGTCTGATTTTGGTTTTGGTTTGATGTTTGCGGTTGACCACTGACTTTTAAGCTTTGACCGACATAGATCATGTTACTACTCAAGTTATTCAAACTCTTCAATGCTTGCACGCTCATCGAGTGGGCTAATGCGATCCGATATAAGTTATCGCCTGCCTTGACTGTATAAGTTCCTGTCGCTTGTGGTCGTGTTTCTTGAGCAGAAGGTTGTGGTTGACTTTGAGTCTGATTTTGGTTTTGGTTTGATGTTTGCGGCTGACCACTGACTTTTAAGCTTTGACCGACATAGATCATGTTACTACTCAAGTTATTCAAACTCTTCAATGCTTGCACGCTCATCGAGTGGGCTAATGCGATCCGATATAAGTTATCGCCTGCCTTGACTGTATAAGTCCCTGTCGCTTGTGGTCGTGTTTCTTGCTCAGAAGGTCGTGGTTGACTTTGAGTCTGATTTTGGTTTTGGTTTGATGTTTGCGGTTGACCACTGACTTTTAAGCTTTGACCGACATAGATCATGTTACTACTCAAGTTATTCAAACTCTTCAATGCTTGCACACTCATCGAGTGTGCTAATGCGATCCGATATAGGTTGTCGCCTGCCTTGACTGTATAAGTCCCTGTCGTTTGGGGTCGTGTTTCTTGCTCAGAAGGTTGTGGTTGACTTTGAACATTATTTTCTGTACTTTGACTTTGCCCACCTATATCATAAGCTGTTAAATTATAAGTCTCGATCACACGGATCAGTTTTTCAGCGTAATCAGGTGCAGTTGCATATGTACCATAAACTCCGTTACGAAGATTATGAGCTGCGATCTGATAATTTGCTGCATTAGCACGAGTCGAATTAGGGAACCGAGAAGTTATTACATTAGCGTAACCATTTAATGATTCGGCATAACTTGAATAACGTTGAAATTTATCATAAACAGTTTGGTACGAACCATTATAATATTCTTGGGTCGGCAACTCGATATATGCACCAGCACCTGACCATTTAACTCCAAACAAATTATAAGCAGAAGTTGAAAGATAACTTCCTCCCCAACCACTTTCAAGTGCTGCTTGTGCGATCATCAAAGAAGCATATAGACCTCTTTGTTGAGCTACTTGTTGTGCAGAACCAGCAATGTTTTGTAAGAATGTTTGAACGTTACTTGCATAAGTTGTAGGAACATTAACAGTTTGTGGTGTAGTAACTGTCGAGACCTCCGAAGACGCAGTTGAAGTAGTGTTATTTGTGTTATTTGTTGTAGTGTTATTCAAACTTGATATATTATTTTGATCAACTTGAACAGTATCAGCTTGAGCTTTTTCTTTATTTAATGAAAAACCTGCCGCCCCCATCAAAAATGTTGTTCCTAAATAAGTTGTCACTCTTTTTACAGAACGAAGGTTTTGTGATAATAGCTGTTGCTTTTGACTATCGATCCGCTGCTTTCTGCTTTTCAAAGCTTCTCCTCCTTACAATTTTAAATAATTACTAAAATAATAAAAACTATACTTCGATTATATATTCAAAAGACTTTTGATGCTAGCTTTTTCACTCACCAAGTAAGAGTTTACATTTCTTGCAAATAAAAATGAGCGTCCTTCTTACAGGCGCTCATTTAAAATATTTAGGGTATACACTTTCTGGTATGGATGAAAAATTCCATACCAGTTTTTTTGCGCAAAAAAAAGGACATTTAATGCCCTCTCATTATACAATGAATTCACCACAAACCACGTAAAGGAGAGAATTTAAATGTCCCATAACGATTGTATACTAAAACTTCTAAATATTAAAGACCCTAATCTCAAAGTTATTGATGTTATCGATAATTTAAATAATGGCACAGAGAAATTAGTTTTGATCAAAGCTGTACTATCTTATCCTATCAGCCGTTGTCGAAATTGTGGCTTTGCCACTGTTAATAAAAATGGTTTCGCTAAAGCTCACGTACGTTTACCAAGTTTAAACGGTATACGTTATGAAATGATCCTTCATAAACAACGCTATCAATGTAAAAATTGTCGCACAACTTTCGGTGCGACCTCTGAATTGACTAAGCCTAATCAAACTCTTTCTCGTAAACTAAAAAATCAGATCATGTTATTAGCTAGGGAAGGTTTGAACGGTGAACTTATCGCTCGCATCTGTCATTGCTCTGCTAGTAGTGTTCGAAGAACTATTGTCGAACGGATCAAACCTCAATATCGAGTACCTGTTTTGCCCAAGAATCTTTGTTTTGATGAATTTCGTTCGATTAAAAATACAACTTCTTTTATCTGTTGTGATGCACAAACTCATAGGTTAGTTGCTAAACTCCCAGATAGACTATCTTCTACCATTATCAATTATTTTGAAAATCGTTACTCAAAGTTTGAACGTGATCAAGTGGAATCGGTCGTCATTGATTTAAACGCTCAATACCAGCGTTTCATTCGACGACTTTTCCCGAATGCCAAGATTATTATTGATCGATTTCATATCGTTCAGCTAGCCGGACGTGCTTTAGACAGTTGTCGAATCGCTCTCACTAGGTCGCTCAATAAGCATAGTCGAGAATATAAGATCCTCAAATCACAGTGGCGTTTATTCCATAAAAAATCTGATGAGATCGACCCTAAAAATGTTGTCTATCTTAGGGGAATCAATGAATATATGACTCAACAGAATGCGATCGACTTGATCATCAATAAATTTTCTAAATTCAAAATAGTTTATCAGACTTACCAAGATATTACCTTAGCTTTGAAGAATAAAGACATTACTACTTTGAATGAGGTTCTTGATAGTTATGAGCGCACCAATACAGAGATGGATACGACCATTCGTACTTTCCGTAAAAATCGCAGCTATCTAATAAATAGCGTAACTTCAATATATTCCAATGGTCCTTTGGAGGGTATCAATCGAAAGATCAAACTCTTAAAACGAAGTTGTTACGGTTTTGCTAATCAACAATTTTTCTTTTTACGAATTGATTGTATATTTGCGTAAAAAAACACTCCCCACAATTCTATTGTAGGAAGTGTTTGTAGGAATATCCATATCAGTTGACGGATACCCAATATTTATGCTAAACCTAATTCTTTGTTTAAGCTGTCTACCTTATCTGTCTTTTCCCATGGGAGCTCGATATCCGTTCTTCCAAAGTGACCATAAGCAGCAGTTTGCTTATAGATCGGACGACGTAGATCAAGCATCTCAATGATCCCGGCTGGACGTAGATCAAATATTTTTCGGATCGCTTCAACTAAACGTTCATCACTTACTTTAGAAGTTCCAAAAGTATCAACTGAGATCGAAACTGGTTGAGCTACACCGATCGCATAGGCGATCTGAACTTCAACTCGAGAAGCGATCCCAGCTGCAACGATATTTTTAGCGATATAGCGCGCAGCATAACTAGCAGAGCGATCAACTTTTGTGGCATCTTTTCCAGAAAAAGCCCCACCACCGTGATGTGCAAAACCTCCATAAGTATCTACAATGATCTTACGACCAGTTAATCCAGCATCACCTTGAGGTCCGCCGATCACAAAGCGTCCGGTCGGATTAATAAAGTATTTCGTTTTTTCATCTAACAACTCGGCTGGTATCTCTTGCGAAATAACTTTTTCTAACATATCTTGACGGATCTGATCAAGTTCAACATCTTCGCTATGTTGTGTAGATAATACAACTGTATCAACACGAACTGGTACACCGTTATCATCGTATTCGACCGTAACTTGAGCTTTAGCGTCAGGTCCTAAATAACTTAACTCGCCAGTTTTACGAACTTGTGCGATCTTACGCATCAAACGATGACTTAAGGCGATCGGTAATGGCATCAATTCTGGCGTTTCATTGATCGCATAACCAAACATCAACCCTTGATCTCCGGCACCGATTTGATCTAACGGATCAGTTTTGCCCTCTTTGGTTTCAAGAGCATTATCAACGCCCAGAGCAATATCAGCTGATTGTTCATCGATAGCCGTTAAGACAGCACAATTATCTCCGTCAAAGCCGTATTTTCCATCCGTATAGCCGATTTCCTTGATCGTATCACGAACGACTTTTTGAATATCAACATATTTACTTGTCGATATCTCACCAACAACAACTACAAGACCTGTTGTAACTGTTGTTTCTGCCGCTACACGCGCATTCGGATCTTTTTCTAATAATGCGTCTAAGATCGCATCACTGATTTGATCAGCAATTTTATCTGGATGTCCTTCAGAAACTGATTCTGATGTAAATAAATGTCTTTCTGACATTCTTGATTCCCCCATTTCATCATTTGTGGTTACAAGGCATCTTCACTAGATAGTGAATCCTATCGGGAATGAGTGAGTTGTAACGTTTTAATTCTATCACAAGCAGAGCCTGAGTCAACTTATTATTATTACATAAAAAAAGGACAAGGGTGAGTTTCCTTGTCCTTTTTAGAATATATATGAATACCGGTGATCGGGGTCGAACCGATACGTCCTCAACGGACACTGGATTTTGAGTCCAGCGCGTCTGCCAATTCCGCCACACCGGCATCAAAGGCGATAGATGGGGATCGAACCCACGCGTGCCGGAGCCACAATCCGGTGCGTTAACCACTTCGCCACTATCGCCATCACAATAACTTAATTATACTAAAAGTCCCTAGTATTGTAAAATAAAATTTTAGCAACTTCCATAAAAAAAGCTACCTTACGGCAGCTAAAATATAAAGTCACAACGGTCCTAACCGGATTTGAACCGGTGATCTCCTGCGTGACAGGCAGGCGTGATAACCCCTACACCATAGGACCATAATTGCGGGAGCAGGATTTGAACCTACGACCTTCGGGTTATGAGCCCGACGAGCTACCAGACTGCTCCATCCCGCGATAATGAAAAAATATTTAAATGACCCGTACGGGATTTGAACCCATGTTACCGCCGTGAAAGGGCGGTGTCTTAACCACTTGACCAACGGGCCATAATTCAACGGAGAAGGAGGGATTTGAACCCTCGCGCCGTGTTACCGACCTACACCCTTAGCAGGGGCGCCTCTTCAGCCACTTGAGTACTTCTCCAAGATGGGCCTAAGTGGACTCGAACCACCGACCTCACGCTTATCAGGCGTGCGCTCTAACCAGCTGAGCTATAGGCCCATATAAGCGGGTGACGAGAATCGAACTCGCGACAACAGCTTGGAAGGCTGTGGTTTTACCACTAAACTACACCCGCATAAATTCTTAAATGGCGCGGGACGGAATCGAACCGCCGACACAAGGAGCTTCAATCCTTTGCTCTACCGACTGAGCTACCGAGCCATATTAACGGTCCTAACCGGATTTGAACCGGTGATCTCCTGCGTGACAGGCAGGCGTGATAACCCCTACACCATAGGACCATAATTGCGGGAGCAGGATTTGAACCTACGACCTTCGGGTTATGAGCCCGACGAGCTACCAGACTGCTCCATCCCGCGATAATGAAAAGGAGGATAAGAGATTCGAACTCTTGCGTGGTTTGACCCACCTGACGGTTTTCAAGACCGTTCCCTTCAGCCATACTTGGGTAATCCTCCATAAATAATTGTTACATACTCTGATCCAATGAAAAAGATCATATGGACCTTGTAGGACTCGAACCTACGACCGGACGGTTATGAGCCGTCTGCTCTGACCAACTGAGCTAAAGGTCCGAGGCACTAGTACGTAAATCGCGGCGGAGGGGATCGAACCCCCGACCTCCCGGGTATGAACCGGACGCTCTAGCCAGCTGAGCTACACCGCGATATGGTGAACTTTCGTCCAATCGGGAAAACAGGATTCGAACCTGCGACCCCCTGGTCCCAAACCAGGTGCTCTACCAAGCTGAGCTATTTCCCGATATATGCACCCAGCAGGAGTCGAACCTGCAACCTTCTGATTCGTAGTCAGACACTCTATCCAGTTGCGCTATGGGTGCATAATATTAAATTAATGCCGAGGACCGGAATCGAACCGGTACGGTGATCACTCACCGCAGGATTTTAAGTCCTGTGCGTCTGCCAGTTCCGCCACCCCGGCAAGATCTTAATGATCTAAGCGGAAGACGGGATTCGAACCCGCGACCCCCACCATGGCAAGGTGGTGTTCTACCACTGAACTACTTCCGCATTAATGGTGCCGACTAGAGGATTCGAACCTCCGACCCTCTGATTACAAATCAGATGCTCTGCCAGCTGAGCTAAGTCGGCGCTAAACAAGCGACTTAATTATTCTATAACATTTATAAAATATTGTCAAATGTTTTTTATGAGTCGTGACAGGCTCGAACTGTCGACCCTCTGATTAAAAGTCAGATGCTCTACCGACTGAGCTAACGACTCATGATGGAGGATACAGGGCTCGAACCTGTGACCCTCTGCTTGTAAGGCAGACGCTCTCCCAACTGAGCTAATCCTCCATAATGATAGCGTGGCAACTTCCTACCCTCGCAAGGGGCGATCCCCTAACTACTCTCGGCGTGACAAAGCTTAACTTCTGTGTTCGGAATGGGAACAGGTGTAGCCTTTGTGCTATCGCCACCACACTTATTTTTTGAGAACCTTGTTCTCTCAAAACTAGACAATATCTTCTCTTCTCGAAAACTGCGTTTTTGACTTGGTTAAGTCCTCGACCGATTAGTAATGGTCCGCTCCATGCGTCACCGCACTTCCACTTCCATCCTATCTACCTGATCATCTCTCAGGGGTCTTACTTCCATAAAGGAATGGGAAATCTTATCTCGAGGTGAGTTTCGCACTTAGATGCTTTCAGCGTTTATCTCATCCATACATAGCTACCCAGCGATGCCCTTGGCAGAACAACTGGTACACCAGCGGTATGTCCATCCCGGTCCTCTCGTACTAAGGACAGATCCTCTCAAATTTCCTACGCCCGCGACGGATAGGGACCGAACTGTCTCACGACGTTCTGAACCCAGCTCGCGTACCGCTTTAATGGGCGAACAGCCCAACCCTTGGGACCGACTACAGCCCCAGGATGCGATGAGCCGACATCGAGGTGCCAAACCTCCCCGTCGATGTGGACTCTTGGGGGAGATAAGCCTGTTATCCCCAGGGTAGCTTTTATCCGTTGAGCGATGGCCCTTCCATGCGGAACCACCGGATCACTAAGCCCGACTTTCGTCCCTGCTCGACTTGTAGGTCTCGCAGTCAAGCTCCCTTATGCCTTTACACTCTGCGAATGATTTCCAACCATTCTGAGGGAACCTTTGGGCGCCTCCGTTACCTTTTAGGAGGCGACCGCCCCAGTCAAACTGCCCACCTGACACTGTCTCCCATCACGATCAGTGATGAGGGTTAGAGTGTTCATACAACGAGGGTAGTATCCCACCAGCGCCTCGATCGAAACTAGCGTTCCGACTTCAACGGCTCCTACCTATCCTGTACAAGTTGTACAAACACCCAATATCAAGCTACAGTAAAGCTCCATGGGGTCTTTCCGTCCTGTCGCGGGTAACCCGCATCTTCACGGGTATTATAATTTCACCGAGTCTCTCGTTGAGACAGTGCCCAGATCGTTACGCCTTTCGTGCGGGTCGGAACTTACCCGACAAGGAATTTCGCTACCTTAGGACCGTTATAGTTACGGCCGCCGTTTACTGGGGCTTCAATTCTGAGCTTCGCACCCGAGGGTGCTAACCCATCCTCTTAACCTTCCAGCACCGGGCAGGCGTCAGCCCCTATACTTCATCTTACGATTTTGCAGAAACCTGTGTTTTTGATAAACAGTCGCCTGGGCCTATTCACTGCGGCTGCACATTGTGCAGCACCCCTTCTCCCGAAGTTACGGGGTCATTTTGCCGAGTTCCTTAACGAGAGTTCTCTCGCTCACCTG
This window of the Ligilactobacillus faecis genome carries:
- a CDS encoding ISL3 family transposase, translated to MSHNDCILKLLNIKDPNLKVIDVIDNLNNGTEKLVLIKAVLSYPISRCRNCGFATVNKNGFAKAHVRLPSLNGIRYEMILHKQRYQCKNCRTTFGATSELTKPNQTLSRKLKNQIMLLAREGLNGELIARICHCSASSVRRTIVERIKPQYRVPVLPKNLCFDEFRSIKNTTSFICCDAQTHRLVAKLPDRLSSTIINYFENRYSKFERDQVESVVIDLNAQYQRFIRRLFPNAKIIIDRFHIVQLAGRALDSCRIALTRSLNKHSREYKILKSQWRLFHKKSDEIDPKNVVYLRGINEYMTQQNAIDLIINKFSKFKIVYQTYQDITLALKNKDITTLNEVLDSYERTNTEMDTTIRTFRKNRSYLINSVTSIYSNGPLEGINRKIKLLKRSCYGFANQQFFFLRIDCIFA
- the metK gene encoding methionine adenosyltransferase translates to MSERHLFTSESVSEGHPDKIADQISDAILDALLEKDPNARVAAETTVTTGLVVVVGEISTSKYVDIQKVVRDTIKEIGYTDGKYGFDGDNCAVLTAIDEQSADIALGVDNALETKEGKTDPLDQIGAGDQGLMFGYAINETPELMPLPIALSHRLMRKIAQVRKTGELSYLGPDAKAQVTVEYDDNGVPVRVDTVVLSTQHSEDVELDQIRQDMLEKVISQEIPAELLDEKTKYFINPTGRFVIGGPQGDAGLTGRKIIVDTYGGFAHHGGGAFSGKDATKVDRSASYAARYIAKNIVAAGIASRVEVQIAYAIGVAQPVSISVDTFGTSKVSDERLVEAIRKIFDLRPAGIIEMLDLRRPIYKQTAAYGHFGRTDIELPWEKTDKVDSLNKELGLA
- the leuS gene encoding leucine--tRNA ligase, with the translated sequence MAYDHKKIESKWQRYWDEHKTFKTTEDKAKKNYYALDMFPYPSGQGLHVGHPEGYTATDIISRMKRMQGYNVLHPMGWDAFGLPAEQYALKTGNSPREFTKKNINNFRRQIKSLGLSYDWDREVNTTDPAYYKWTQWIFEQLYKRGLAYEAEIPVNWSPDLGTVVANEEVIDGKTERGGFPVIRKPMRQWVLKITAYADRLIDDLDDLDWPEAIKEQQKNWIGRSVGATIDFKVADKEAEIEVFTTRPDTLFGTSAITIAPEHELVETLTTADQKEAVEKYLEEVSHKSDLERTDLAKDKTGVFTGSYAIDPVNGAKVPIWIADYVLASYGTGAVMVSAAHDPRDWEFAKKYDIPMIQVIAGGDITKEAYTGEGKYINSGFLDGLEDKEKAIELMIEWLKEHHVGDKKVNYRLRDWTFSRQRYWGEPIPVIHWEDGETTLVPEDELPLLLPKSNDIKPSGTGESPLANLEDWVNVVDENGRKGRRETNTMPQWAGSSWYFLRYIDPHNKDVIADPEKLKEWLPVDLYVGGAEHAVLHLLYARFWHKFLYDLGVVPTKEPFQKLVNQGMILGNNHEKMSKSKGNVVNPDDIVEEYGADTLRLYEMFMGPLDASIAWSEDGLNGANKFVNRVWNLIIDEEGHLRDRITTINDGDLDLVYNQTVKKVTEDYEKLHFNTAISQLMVLVNEFYKAEALPLEYVEGLVKLLAPITPHMAEELWNQLGHEESLAYASWPTYDETKLVEDTVEIVVQINGKIRQRLNVSRDATKEQLEEIALNDEKVKEELAGKTLRRVIAVPGKLINIVAN
- a CDS encoding LysM peptidoglycan-binding domain-containing protein; the encoded protein is MKSRKQRIDSQKQQLLSQNLRSVKRVTTYLGTTFLMGAAGFSLNKEKAQADTVQVDQNNISSLNNTTTNNTNNTTSTASSEVSTVTTPQTVNVPTTYASNVQTFLQNIAGSAQQVAQQRGLYASLMIAQAALESGWGGSYLSTSAYNLFGVKWSGAGAYIELPTQEYYNGSYQTVYDKFQRYSSYAESLNGYANVITSRFPNSTRANAANYQIAAHNLRNGVYGTYATAPDYAEKLIRVIETYNLTAYDIGGQSQSTENNVQSQPQPSEQETRPQTTGTYTVKAGDNLYRIALAHSMSVQALKSLNNLSSNMIYVGQSLKVSGQPQTSNQNQNQTQSQPRPSEQETRPQATGTYTVKAGDNLYRIALAHSMSVQALKSLNNLSSNMIYVGQSLKVSGQPQTSNQNQNQTQSQPQPSAQETRPQATGTYTVKAGDNLYRIALAHSMSVQALKSLNNLSSNMIYVGQSLKVSGQPQTSNQNQNQTQSQPRPSEQETRPQATGTYTVKAGDSLYRIAREHNMSLQALKTLNGLNSDLILPGQTLKTIGESKVTPNKTTPTTSNAQVTSNSGYVVKAGDTLWSIANAHKMTLATLKRLNNLSSDMIYVGQNLKVAASNENKVTQTSSNSAEYTVKAGDSLWKIASKNATTVDRIKALNSLSSDLIYIGQKLKLR